In one window of Cellulophaga sp. HaHa_2_95 DNA:
- the metH gene encoding methionine synthase: MIEESKQPSTNNRQPKRYLKLSGLEPLVLSENTNFVNVGERTNVAGSKKFLRLIKEEKFEEALSVARDQVDGGAQIIDINMDDGLIDGKEAMVKFLNLVIAEPDISRVPIMIDSSKWDIIEAGLQVVQGKCVVNSISLKEGEEQFKHHAKLIKRYGAAVIVMAFDETGQADNYERRLEISKRSYDILVNEVNFAPEDIIFDLNIFPVATGMDEHKLNAIDFIKATKWVRENLPHCSVSGGVSNVSFSFRGNDPVREAMHSVFLYHAIQAGMNMGIVNPSLLGVYDDIPKDLLERVEDVILNKREDATERLLDFAETVVGTAKESKVDLSWREEPLQNRITRALVKGIDQYILEDIEEARVAAHKPIEVIEGNLMTGMNVVGDLFGSGKMFLPQVVKSARVMKKAVAYLLPYIEEEKLLNPQEGDDKGAGKILMATVKGDVHDIGKNIVSVVLACNNYEIVDLGVMVPPEKIINAAIEHNVDIIGLSGLITPSLDEMVFLAKEMERQDFKVPLLIGGATTSKAHTAVKIDTQYSQAVVHVNDASRAVTVVGDLLKKETASNYKQEIKLDYESFRDKFLSRTKKKEYKTIAEARENKFQIAWEESRIVTPNKVGIQVFEDVELKKLEEFIDWSPFFRGWELHGKFPDILTDDVVGEQAVELFADAQKMLKKIFSEKRLTAKGIFGLFPANAISDDDIELEAGGKKYTFRTLRQQLKRREGVADYALADFIAPKSSGKQDYIGCFCVSTGFGADEMADAYKDNLDDYNSILVKALADRLAEAYAEYLHKEVRIKHWGYSADENLSNEDLINETYKGIRPAPGYPACPDHLEKLTIWELLGVEDKIGVTLTESLAMWPASSVSGYYFANPEARYFGLGKIKEDQVADFAARKGISLEEATRWLATNIADD; this comes from the coding sequence ATGATAGAAGAGAGCAAACAACCATCAACTAACAACCGACAACCAAAGCGGTATCTGAAACTTTCAGGTCTGGAGCCATTAGTGCTTTCGGAAAATACAAACTTTGTAAATGTTGGTGAGCGTACAAACGTAGCAGGTTCAAAAAAATTCCTTCGCTTAATAAAAGAAGAAAAATTTGAGGAGGCTTTAAGCGTAGCTCGTGATCAGGTAGATGGTGGGGCGCAGATCATTGATATTAATATGGATGACGGACTTATCGATGGTAAAGAGGCCATGGTTAAGTTTTTAAATTTAGTGATTGCAGAACCGGATATTTCTAGAGTTCCTATCATGATTGATAGTTCTAAATGGGATATTATTGAGGCTGGTTTGCAAGTAGTGCAAGGTAAATGTGTGGTGAATTCTATTAGCCTTAAAGAAGGTGAAGAGCAGTTTAAACATCATGCAAAATTAATTAAGCGCTACGGTGCTGCAGTTATCGTTATGGCTTTTGATGAAACGGGGCAAGCAGATAATTATGAGCGTAGATTAGAAATTTCAAAACGCTCTTATGATATCCTGGTAAATGAAGTAAATTTCGCGCCTGAAGATATCATTTTTGATTTAAATATATTTCCTGTAGCTACAGGAATGGATGAGCATAAGCTTAATGCTATTGATTTTATAAAGGCTACAAAGTGGGTGCGAGAAAATCTACCTCATTGTAGTGTAAGTGGTGGGGTGAGTAATGTGTCTTTTAGTTTTAGAGGTAATGACCCTGTTCGTGAAGCTATGCATTCTGTGTTCTTATACCACGCCATTCAAGCCGGGATGAATATGGGAATTGTAAACCCTAGTTTATTGGGTGTTTATGATGATATTCCTAAAGATTTATTAGAACGTGTAGAAGATGTTATTCTTAATAAAAGAGAGGATGCTACAGAACGCCTTTTAGATTTTGCAGAAACAGTAGTAGGTACGGCTAAAGAGAGTAAGGTAGATTTATCTTGGAGAGAAGAGCCTTTGCAAAATAGAATCACCCGTGCCTTAGTAAAAGGTATTGATCAATATATTCTTGAAGATATTGAAGAAGCTCGTGTGGCAGCGCACAAACCCATTGAAGTTATTGAAGGTAACCTGATGACCGGTATGAATGTTGTTGGAGATTTATTTGGAAGCGGAAAAATGTTTTTACCACAAGTGGTGAAGTCTGCCCGAGTAATGAAAAAAGCGGTAGCTTATTTGTTGCCGTATATCGAAGAAGAGAAGTTGCTAAATCCGCAAGAAGGAGATGATAAAGGGGCGGGGAAAATATTAATGGCTACGGTAAAAGGAGATGTTCATGATATTGGAAAAAATATTGTGAGTGTGGTGCTAGCCTGTAATAATTATGAGATTGTAGATCTTGGAGTAATGGTTCCACCAGAAAAAATCATTAATGCAGCCATAGAGCACAATGTAGATATTATTGGTTTAAGTGGGTTAATAACTCCGTCTTTAGATGAAATGGTATTTTTGGCAAAAGAGATGGAACGCCAGGACTTTAAGGTGCCTTTGCTAATTGGAGGGGCTACAACAAGTAAAGCACATACTGCTGTAAAAATAGATACCCAATACAGCCAAGCGGTGGTGCACGTGAATGATGCCTCTAGGGCAGTGACGGTGGTTGGAGATTTATTAAAGAAAGAAACGGCAAGTAATTATAAGCAAGAAATTAAACTTGATTATGAGTCTTTCAGAGATAAGTTTTTGAGTAGAACAAAAAAGAAAGAATATAAAACCATTGCAGAAGCTCGTGAAAATAAGTTTCAAATAGCCTGGGAAGAATCTAGAATAGTAACGCCCAATAAAGTAGGAATTCAGGTTTTTGAGGACGTTGAGCTAAAGAAATTAGAAGAATTTATAGATTGGTCTCCGTTTTTTAGAGGATGGGAATTGCATGGTAAATTTCCTGATATCTTAACGGATGATGTGGTAGGAGAGCAAGCCGTAGAGCTTTTTGCTGATGCTCAGAAGATGTTGAAAAAGATATTCTCGGAAAAGAGACTTACTGCAAAAGGTATTTTTGGTTTATTTCCGGCAAATGCCATCAGTGATGATGATATTGAGCTTGAAGCAGGGGGTAAAAAGTATACTTTTAGAACCCTGCGTCAGCAATTAAAAAGGCGTGAAGGAGTGGCTGACTATGCTTTAGCAGATTTTATAGCTCCTAAATCATCAGGGAAACAAGATTATATAGGTTGCTTTTGTGTCAGTACTGGTTTTGGTGCTGATGAAATGGCAGATGCTTATAAAGATAATCTAGACGATTATAATTCTATTTTAGTAAAAGCACTTGCAGATCGTTTGGCAGAGGCTTATGCAGAATACCTGCATAAAGAAGTGAGAATAAAGCACTGGGGATATTCGGCAGATGAGAACTTAAGTAATGAGGATTTGATCAATGAAACTTATAAGGGGATACGTCCTGCACCAGGGTATCCTGCTTGTCCGGATCATTTGGAGAAATTAACTATTTGGGAATTGTTAGGTGTTGAGGATAAAATAGGAGTAACCTTAACGGAGAGTTTGGCCATGTGGCCAGCTTCAAGCGTTAGTGGATATTATTTTGCTAACCCTGAAGCGCGCTATTTTGGACTGGGGAAAATAAAAGAAGATCAAGTAGCAGATTTTGCTGCTAGAAAAGGAATTTCTTTAGAAGAAGCTACACGTTGGTTGGCAACAAATATAGCAGATGATTAG
- a CDS encoding homocysteine S-methyltransferase family protein codes for MKNIKDILKERILVLDGAMGTMLQRHKFTEEDFRGERFKDWEHPLQGNNDLLSLTQPEAIADVHRKYFAAGADIVETNTFSSTTIAMADYFMEDLVYELNYESAKIAKQVADEFTAKEPHKPRFVVGSIGPTNKTASMSPDVNDPGYRAISFDELRIAYKQQVEALIDGGSDLLMVETIFDTLNAKAALFAIEEVKDERGIDIPIMVSGTITDASGRTLSGQTAEAFLISISHIPILSVGFNCALGASQLVPHLEVLSAKTGFAVSAHPNAGLPNAFGEYDETPAEMAAQIKEYVEKNLVNIVGGCCGTTPEHISAIANVVKDIKPRIIAGQ; via the coding sequence ATGAAGAATATAAAAGACATACTTAAGGAGCGTATTTTGGTGCTGGATGGTGCTATGGGAACGATGCTTCAACGCCATAAGTTTACCGAGGAAGATTTTAGAGGAGAGCGTTTTAAGGATTGGGAACATCCCTTACAGGGTAATAATGATTTATTGTCCTTAACACAGCCAGAAGCAATAGCGGATGTACACCGTAAATATTTTGCTGCCGGAGCAGATATTGTTGAAACGAATACCTTTTCAAGTACAACAATAGCCATGGCAGATTATTTTATGGAAGACTTGGTCTATGAGCTAAACTATGAATCGGCCAAGATTGCAAAGCAGGTAGCCGATGAATTTACGGCAAAAGAGCCGCATAAGCCCCGCTTTGTGGTAGGTAGTATTGGACCTACGAATAAAACGGCAAGTATGTCTCCAGATGTAAACGATCCTGGATATAGAGCGATATCATTTGATGAATTAAGAATTGCGTACAAACAGCAGGTAGAAGCCTTGATTGATGGTGGTTCTGATTTATTAATGGTAGAAACCATTTTTGATACGCTAAACGCAAAAGCAGCATTGTTTGCTATTGAAGAAGTAAAAGATGAGCGCGGTATTGATATTCCAATCATGGTGAGTGGCACTATTACAGATGCATCTGGAAGAACTTTGTCTGGGCAAACAGCAGAGGCTTTTTTGATCTCCATATCGCATATTCCAATTTTATCCGTAGGGTTTAACTGTGCTTTAGGAGCAAGTCAGCTTGTGCCTCATTTAGAAGTATTATCTGCTAAAACAGGTTTTGCGGTATCTGCACATCCAAATGCAGGTTTGCCCAATGCTTTTGGAGAATATGATGAAACACCAGCGGAAATGGCTGCGCAAATAAAAGAATACGTAGAAAAGAACTTAGTAAATATAGTAGGTGGTTGTTGTGGTACCACGCCAGAACATATTTCTGCAATAGCTAATGTAGTGAAAGATATAAAACCTAGAATCATTGCTGGTCAATAA
- a CDS encoding NAD(P)/FAD-dependent oxidoreductase → MIKTDILIIGAGPTGLFTVFEAGLLKLKCHLIDALPQTGGQCSEIYPKKPIYDIPAFPEILAGTLVDNLMEQIKPFEAGYTLGERAETLDKQEDGSFIVTTNKGTQHQAPVVVIAGGLGSFEPRKPLIPNIIDFEDKGVNYFIKDPEVYRGKKVVIAGGGDSALDWAIFLADVASEVSLVHRRNEFRGALDSVEKASELAKLGKIKLFTEAEVIGVAGDGKIEAVTIKHNDAEKGETILPVDNFIPLFGLSPKLGPIGDWGLEIEKNAIKVNNAKDYQTNILGVFAIGDVNTYEGKLKLILSGFHEAAVMCQFAYQIINPGKRYVMKYTTVGGVEGFDGSKKVAKKEVVQSIS, encoded by the coding sequence ATGATAAAAACAGATATTTTAATTATTGGAGCAGGACCTACAGGTTTGTTCACCGTTTTTGAAGCAGGATTATTAAAATTAAAATGCCATTTGATTGATGCATTACCACAAACAGGTGGTCAGTGTTCAGAAATATATCCAAAGAAACCTATTTACGATATTCCAGCTTTTCCAGAAATTTTAGCAGGAACCTTGGTAGATAATTTGATGGAACAAATTAAGCCTTTTGAAGCAGGTTATACGTTAGGAGAACGTGCTGAGACATTAGATAAGCAAGAAGATGGTTCTTTTATTGTTACGACAAATAAGGGTACACAGCATCAGGCGCCGGTAGTGGTTATTGCAGGTGGTTTAGGTTCTTTTGAGCCAAGAAAGCCTTTAATTCCAAATATTATCGACTTTGAAGATAAAGGGGTAAATTATTTTATTAAAGATCCTGAAGTATATCGTGGTAAAAAAGTAGTCATTGCTGGAGGTGGAGATTCTGCTTTAGATTGGGCGATTTTCTTAGCAGATGTAGCATCAGAAGTTTCTTTAGTACATAGGAGAAATGAATTTAGAGGAGCGTTAGATTCTGTAGAGAAAGCATCAGAATTAGCAAAGCTTGGTAAAATAAAATTATTTACAGAAGCAGAGGTTATAGGTGTTGCAGGAGATGGTAAGATTGAAGCAGTAACCATTAAGCATAATGATGCTGAAAAAGGAGAAACAATTTTACCTGTAGATAACTTTATTCCCTTATTTGGCTTGTCTCCAAAATTAGGACCAATCGGGGATTGGGGTCTAGAGATAGAAAAAAATGCGATTAAAGTAAATAACGCGAAAGACTACCAAACGAACATACTGGGAGTTTTTGCTATTGGCGATGTCAATACCTACGAAGGGAAATTGAAATTGATACTTTCTGGTTTCCATGAGGCTGCTGTTATGTGTCAGTTTGCATACCAGATTATCAATCCTGGAAAACGTTATGTAATGAAATATACTACCGTAGGTGGTGTAGAAGGTTTTGATGGATCTAAGAAAGTAGCAAAGAAAGAAGTCGTACAGAGTATATCGTAA
- the cobA gene encoding uroporphyrinogen-III C-methyltransferase: MVKNTKHINASNLGLLTVIGAGPGDPDLITLKAIKALQAADVVLYDALVNPELLEYAEHAELIFVGKRKGCYAYQQEQINELIVQRGQSQHVVRLKGGDPFIFGRGAEEMEYAATHGLKVAMVPGISSSVAVPASQNIPVTKRGAAESFWVITGTTKEHKLSSDVALAAKSNATVVILMGMSKLPAIVALFEEEGKAETPIAIIQNGTREDEKIGIGTIATIQSEVVKQQLTNPAIIIIGEVVNHRKALSSAIESYKQVSEVHH, from the coding sequence ATGGTTAAGAATACAAAACATATTAATGCTAGCAACTTAGGTTTGCTTACGGTAATTGGTGCGGGTCCTGGTGATCCAGACTTAATTACACTGAAAGCTATAAAAGCACTGCAAGCAGCAGATGTTGTTTTGTATGATGCTTTGGTAAATCCTGAGTTATTAGAGTATGCGGAACATGCAGAACTTATTTTTGTAGGTAAGCGTAAGGGGTGTTATGCCTATCAGCAAGAACAAATTAATGAACTTATTGTGCAGCGCGGACAATCGCAACATGTAGTTCGTTTAAAAGGTGGTGATCCTTTTATTTTTGGTCGTGGTGCAGAAGAAATGGAATATGCTGCAACCCATGGTTTGAAGGTGGCTATGGTTCCGGGGATATCTTCATCCGTAGCGGTACCTGCATCTCAAAATATACCCGTGACAAAAAGAGGAGCTGCAGAAAGTTTTTGGGTTATTACAGGTACTACCAAAGAACATAAGCTTTCTTCGGATGTAGCTTTAGCAGCAAAATCAAACGCTACGGTAGTTATATTAATGGGAATGTCAAAATTACCAGCAATTGTAGCTTTGTTTGAGGAAGAGGGGAAAGCAGAAACGCCCATCGCTATCATTCAGAATGGCACAAGAGAAGATGAAAAGATAGGAATAGGAACTATTGCGACTATTCAATCAGAAGTAGTTAAACAACAATTAACAAATCCAGCAATTATAATAATTGGCGAGGTCGTTAATCATAGAAAAGCACTTTCAAGTGCAATAGAGTCGTATAAACAAGTAAGTGAAGTGCACCATTAA
- a CDS encoding HEPN domain-containing protein gives MQSFRTEIENPVVEKDIIDLANKIDMFHNGKLDEEKFRSLRLARGVYGQRQEGVQMIRIKLPYGKVSSEQLRTISDVSEEYSRGRLHITTRQDIQIHYVDLNRTPELWAQLEKSDITLREACGNTVRNVTASETAGIDVDEPFDVSPYAHALFQYFLRNPISQELGRKFKVSFSSSDADTGLSYMHDLGFIAKIEAGVKGFKVMLGGGLGSQPRHAELLYDFLPSDKIIPLMEGVVRVFDRYGERKSRAKARLKFLLKDLGLDGFKALLEEEQIAVPMKSFPIDAEAYPKPQIAQVSVPNVVIEDQATFDAWKSTNLIPQKQEGYVAIGVKVLLGDFYLKEARALADLVEKYAADEIRLSLRQNIVIPYVKEERVPFFYSELKKLGFTEAGYNRAIDITACPGTDTCNLGIASSTGIAEELERIMKEEYPDYINNPDVVIKISGCMNACGQHNMANIGFQGMSVRTKSKLVAPALQVLLGGGNMGNGEGRFADKVVKIPSKRGPEALRLILNDFDANGNGLSFPEYYAEKEQMYFYDFLKDLTDVENLTPDDFIDWGNSEEYIQAIGVGECAGVVIDLIATLLFESEEKIQTAKTTFSEGKWAASIYHSYSSMVNTAKAILTSENQKTNTHAGIIKDFDEKFVANGRISLDKGFEEFILQINKNEPTEVFAKNYLNDTKVFLGKVQDFRNAELAKAN, from the coding sequence ATGCAAAGTTTTAGAACAGAAATAGAAAATCCAGTTGTAGAAAAAGATATTATCGATTTGGCAAACAAAATTGATATGTTCCACAATGGTAAACTAGACGAAGAAAAATTTCGTAGTCTTCGTTTAGCACGTGGTGTTTACGGTCAGCGTCAAGAAGGCGTACAAATGATTCGTATAAAATTGCCTTACGGTAAAGTTTCTTCGGAGCAACTAAGAACAATTTCTGATGTTTCTGAAGAATATTCTAGAGGTCGTTTGCACATTACTACACGTCAAGATATTCAAATTCACTATGTAGATTTGAATAGAACTCCAGAGTTATGGGCACAACTTGAAAAATCAGACATTACATTGCGTGAAGCTTGTGGTAACACTGTGCGTAATGTAACAGCAAGTGAAACAGCAGGTATAGATGTAGATGAGCCATTTGATGTTTCTCCTTATGCACATGCGTTGTTTCAGTATTTTTTAAGAAATCCTATTAGTCAGGAGTTAGGACGTAAGTTTAAAGTGTCTTTTTCTTCTAGTGATGCAGATACGGGTCTTTCATACATGCACGATTTAGGTTTTATTGCTAAAATTGAAGCTGGTGTAAAAGGATTTAAAGTGATGTTAGGTGGTGGTTTAGGATCGCAACCACGTCATGCAGAGTTGTTATATGATTTTTTACCGTCTGATAAAATTATTCCTTTGATGGAAGGTGTTGTTCGTGTTTTTGATAGATATGGGGAACGTAAGAGTAGAGCGAAAGCACGTTTAAAATTCTTATTAAAAGATTTAGGCTTAGATGGTTTTAAAGCCTTATTGGAGGAAGAGCAAATTGCAGTTCCAATGAAATCTTTTCCTATTGATGCTGAAGCATATCCAAAGCCTCAAATAGCACAAGTTTCTGTACCTAATGTGGTTATTGAAGATCAGGCTACTTTTGATGCTTGGAAATCAACCAACCTAATACCTCAAAAGCAAGAAGGCTATGTAGCTATAGGTGTAAAAGTTTTATTAGGAGATTTTTACCTTAAAGAAGCTCGTGCCTTGGCAGATTTAGTAGAAAAATATGCGGCAGACGAAATTCGTTTAAGCTTGCGTCAAAATATTGTAATTCCTTACGTAAAAGAAGAGCGAGTGCCTTTCTTTTATTCGGAATTAAAAAAATTAGGCTTTACAGAAGCGGGTTATAACAGAGCTATAGATATTACCGCTTGTCCTGGAACCGATACCTGCAATTTAGGGATTGCAAGTAGTACCGGTATTGCAGAAGAGTTAGAGCGCATTATGAAAGAAGAATACCCAGATTATATTAATAACCCAGATGTGGTGATTAAAATTAGTGGGTGTATGAATGCATGTGGGCAACACAACATGGCAAATATTGGTTTTCAAGGAATGTCTGTACGTACCAAATCAAAATTAGTAGCGCCAGCGTTACAAGTTCTTTTAGGAGGTGGTAATATGGGTAATGGGGAAGGTAGATTTGCAGATAAAGTAGTGAAAATACCAAGTAAAAGAGGTCCAGAAGCGTTGCGTTTAATCTTAAATGATTTTGATGCCAATGGGAATGGATTATCATTTCCGGAGTACTATGCAGAAAAAGAGCAAATGTACTTCTATGATTTCTTGAAAGACTTAACAGATGTTGAGAATTTAACACCTGATGATTTTATAGATTGGGGTAATTCTGAAGAATATATTCAAGCTATTGGAGTAGGTGAGTGTGCGGGTGTTGTGATTGATTTGATTGCTACATTATTATTTGAGAGTGAAGAGAAAATACAAACAGCTAAAACTACTTTTTCTGAAGGAAAATGGGCAGCTAGTATCTATCATTCCTATTCTTCTATGGTAAATACAGCAAAAGCTATTCTTACTTCAGAAAATCAGAAGACAAATACACATGCGGGTATCATTAAAGATTTTGATGAAAAATTCGTTGCGAATGGTAGGATTTCTTTAGATAAAGGTTTTGAGGAATTTATTCTTCAGATTAATAAAAACGAACCTACAGAAGTATTCGCAAAAAACTACTTAAATGATACGAAAGTATTTTTAGGAAAAGTGCAAGATTTTAGAAATGCTGAATTAGCAAAAGCGAACTAA
- a CDS encoding sulfate adenylyltransferase subunit 1 yields the protein MEVLKIATAGSVDDGKSTLIGRILYDTKSLTSDKLEAIEKTSKQKGYDYLDFSLATDGLVAEREQGITIDVAHIYFSTAKKSYIIADTPGHVEYTRNMVTGASTSQAAIILIDARKGVIEQTNRHFFINNLLRVKDVIVAVNKMDLVDFSEERYNEIKADFSELMAKRDYQDQKITFIPVSALKGDNVVNKSEHTPWYTGQTLLEHLEELDRKDIYNAGTPRFPVQYVIRPKTEDFHDFRGFAGKVYGGELSVGDEVVALPSQTKSKIKEIYFYDKKYQTASRRSSVTITLEDEINVSRGDMIVKVGDLPQIDKQFTANISWMDSDPLKTGGKYVIQHGVNKVLAKVDQIHHKINPDYSGIEENVEGLGMNDIAKVTFKLNKPIFFDAFKDHRTNGSFIIIDTKTNSTVGAGFIQ from the coding sequence ATGGAAGTACTAAAAATAGCAACAGCAGGTAGTGTAGATGATGGTAAGAGTACCTTAATTGGTAGAATATTATACGATACAAAATCTCTTACTAGTGATAAGTTAGAGGCTATCGAAAAAACAAGCAAGCAAAAAGGATATGATTATTTAGATTTTTCTTTAGCAACGGACGGATTGGTAGCAGAGCGTGAGCAAGGAATTACCATTGATGTTGCTCATATCTATTTTTCAACTGCAAAGAAAAGTTATATTATAGCAGATACTCCGGGGCATGTTGAGTATACTAGAAACATGGTTACAGGGGCTTCTACATCACAAGCAGCTATTATTTTAATAGATGCGCGTAAAGGAGTTATTGAACAAACAAATCGCCATTTTTTCATCAATAACTTACTTCGTGTAAAAGATGTTATTGTAGCGGTGAATAAGATGGATTTGGTTGATTTCTCTGAAGAGCGATACAATGAGATTAAGGCAGATTTTTCTGAATTAATGGCTAAGAGAGATTATCAAGATCAGAAAATTACCTTTATTCCAGTTAGTGCCTTAAAAGGTGATAACGTAGTGAATAAGTCTGAACATACCCCATGGTACACAGGTCAGACGTTATTAGAGCACTTAGAAGAATTAGATAGAAAAGATATTTATAATGCGGGAACACCGCGTTTTCCAGTACAATATGTAATCCGCCCTAAGACGGAAGATTTTCATGATTTTAGAGGCTTTGCAGGTAAAGTATACGGAGGTGAATTGAGTGTAGGTGATGAGGTTGTGGCTTTACCATCTCAAACAAAATCAAAAATAAAAGAAATTTATTTCTATGATAAGAAGTATCAAACGGCTTCAAGGCGTTCATCGGTAACCATCACTTTAGAAGATGAGATCAATGTAAGTCGTGGAGATATGATTGTTAAGGTGGGCGATTTACCGCAAATTGACAAACAGTTTACCGCTAATATTTCTTGGATGGATTCAGACCCATTGAAGACAGGTGGTAAATATGTGATTCAGCATGGTGTCAATAAAGTATTGGCTAAGGTAGATCAAATTCATCATAAAATAAACCCTGATTACTCTGGTATAGAAGAGAATGTAGAAGGTTTAGGAATGAATGATATTGCAAAAGTAACGTTCAAATTAAATAAGCCAATTTTCTTTGATGCATTTAAAGATCATAGAACAAATGGTTCATTTATTATTATTGATACAAAAACAAATAGTACGGTAGGGGCTGGGTTTATCCAATAA
- the cysD gene encoding sulfate adenylyltransferase subunit CysD: MKDTSDINPLENEAIYIIREVAAQFEKPVLLFSGGKDSITLVRLAQKAFWPAKIPFPLMHIDTGHNFPETIEFRDRLAKELGVELIVRNVQDSIDEGKVKEESGRYASRNSLQTTTLLDAIEEFKFDACIGGARRDEEKARAKERIFSVRDDFGQWDEKSQRPELFDMLNGQIELGQNVRCFPISNWTELDVWSYIQKEEIEIPSIYFAHKRKTFVRDGMIWSAEDDIVFRDQDEIVEERLVRFRTVGDMSCTAAVLSDAVTIDKVVSEIRDSTISERGARIDDKRSEAAMEKRKQQGYF; encoded by the coding sequence ATGAAAGATACATCAGATATAAATCCATTAGAAAACGAAGCAATTTACATCATTAGAGAGGTGGCTGCTCAATTTGAAAAGCCAGTATTATTATTCTCAGGAGGTAAAGATTCTATCACCTTAGTTCGTTTGGCGCAGAAAGCATTCTGGCCAGCAAAAATACCTTTTCCACTAATGCATATTGATACGGGGCATAACTTTCCGGAAACGATAGAATTTAGAGATAGGTTAGCTAAAGAACTTGGGGTAGAGTTAATTGTACGTAATGTTCAAGATTCTATTGATGAAGGTAAAGTAAAGGAAGAATCGGGTAGGTATGCCAGTAGAAACTCTTTACAAACGACCACTTTATTAGATGCTATCGAAGAATTTAAATTCGATGCTTGTATTGGTGGTGCACGTAGAGATGAAGAGAAAGCCAGAGCTAAAGAGCGCATTTTTTCTGTTCGTGATGATTTTGGTCAGTGGGATGAAAAAAGCCAACGCCCTGAATTGTTTGATATGTTAAATGGACAAATTGAATTAGGTCAAAATGTACGTTGTTTTCCTATTTCTAACTGGACAGAATTAGATGTATGGTCTTACATCCAAAAAGAAGAAATAGAAATTCCGTCTATATATTTTGCACATAAACGTAAAACTTTTGTTAGAGACGGTATGATATGGTCTGCAGAAGATGATATTGTTTTCCGTGATCAAGATGAAATCGTAGAAGAGCGCTTAGTGCGTTTCCGTACGGTTGGAGATATGTCTTGTACAGCGGCAGTTCTTTCAGATGCTGTTACCATTGATAAGGTGGTAAGTGAGATTAGAGATTCTACGATATCCGAGCGAGGAGCGCGTATTGATGATAAGCGTTCTGAAGCAGCAATGGAGAAAAGAAAACAGCAAGGATACTTCTAG
- a CDS encoding phosphoadenosine phosphosulfate reductase family protein, whose protein sequence is MAFTENDIQKWNTDFASASPAEIIAFALEQNSNAVVTTNFRPYEVNILHAVTAVDNTLKVIWCDTGYNTPNTYKHAEDLIKSLQLNVKLYVPKQTSSHRDAVMGIPGIEDPNHAVFTEQVKLEPFGRAMAEHKPEVWFTNLRKGQTALRNSLDIFSVSKDGVLKVSPFYHWSDEQLDAYLEEYKLPNEHKYFDPTKVLENRECGLHT, encoded by the coding sequence ATGGCTTTTACAGAAAACGATATACAAAAATGGAATACCGATTTTGCATCGGCAAGTCCAGCAGAAATTATAGCATTTGCATTGGAGCAAAATTCTAATGCCGTAGTGACTACTAATTTTAGACCTTATGAAGTTAATATTTTACATGCAGTCACCGCTGTAGATAACACTCTTAAAGTTATTTGGTGTGATACGGGGTACAATACTCCAAATACCTACAAACATGCAGAAGATTTAATAAAATCATTACAGTTAAATGTAAAATTGTATGTTCCTAAACAAACATCATCACATAGAGATGCAGTAATGGGAATACCAGGTATTGAAGATCCGAACCATGCGGTCTTTACAGAGCAGGTTAAATTGGAGCCATTTGGCAGAGCAATGGCAGAGCACAAACCAGAGGTTTGGTTTACAAACCTTAGAAAAGGGCAAACTGCTTTGCGTAATTCTTTAGATATTTTTAGTGTGAGTAAAGACGGTGTTTTAAAGGTGAGTCCTTTTTACCATTGGTCAGATGAGCAGTTAGACGCCTATTTAGAAGAATATAAATTACCAAACGAGCATAAATATTTTGATCCAACCAAGGTGTTAGAAAACCGTGAGTGTGGCTTGCATACTTAA
- a CDS encoding DUF2061 domain-containing protein yields MIADQLILDKKTSKEDFTTDKKSEKPLRSIIKSISWRIIGTIDTMIISWLVTGELKLALSIGVVELFTKMLLYFFHERIWNSINWGR; encoded by the coding sequence ATGATTGCAGATCAATTGATTTTAGATAAGAAAACAAGTAAAGAGGATTTCACAACAGATAAAAAATCTGAGAAACCATTACGCAGTATTATTAAGTCTATAAGCTGGAGAATAATTGGTACTATAGATACTATGATTATTTCTTGGTTGGTAACTGGAGAATTAAAACTAGCTTTATCTATAGGTGTTGTTGAATTGTTTACAAAAATGTTGTTGTATTTCTTTCACGAGAGAATTTGGAACAGCATTAATTGGGGTAGATAA